The Rosa chinensis cultivar Old Blush chromosome 7, RchiOBHm-V2, whole genome shotgun sequence DNA segment AAAATGATAGAATTAAAATCTTTGTTACACTTGGAAAGCAAATGGGATAGAAATGTCTCCTTCATTACTTTATGTCATTGTTTGCATAAACCACCAGCAACTCATCCTTAACTTTGTTCACCAGCTTCTGCTCACTGCTTGAATGCAGGTAATGAGaaactctctccctctccattcTCAAGCATTCATCGACCTTCAACATGTAATCTGGAGAAGAATACTCTAGAACCCAACTCGACGCTTTAAGAGAATAGTAATCGCCAGTGTTTTCCAGCATGTGAGCTTCCAAGTCCTTTTCGTAAGCATCCATTTTCCCATTTCCGATTTCAACAAACATGTCTACCACATTCTTCACTAGCTCTCTATCAATCTGCTCTCCTTCACGTTCTTTGCAGATGAGATCAATCACAGCAACTCTGGCATTAGCATTCACTTCATGATAAACCAAATCACGGAAGGAGATAAGGGCAACTTCATTTAGAGAGGGAAGCGACCTCCTCGTGATGAAGTAGCGATCGAGAAAATGAAAGAAGCGTGACAGCCACCATGCCATAACTTTATGATTTGTCCATCTTTTGACAAGTTCCTGCAGCATCGACTCTTCAGGCTTCTCTCGTAGAGAAGGAAGCACCGTTGAAGTAATGTAAACCTCAAATGTCTCCCGATATTTGTCATAAAGCTGTTGAGAGTAATCATTAAGGGGATCCTGAGTACACAATTTGTAAACAGTCGTGTAGAGATTCATATAATCTTCTGAGCTGAACTGAGTTTCTGGCATCCCTTCTACGATCCTCTTCAACTTTGTGATCCCCTTCTGCAGAAACTCCCATCCTTCATCAAACTCGATGAAATTGCGATCCGTCGATGTGAAAAGAACTGTTCCATATTCCCCAGCTACAACAAAAATGCAGTAAGGAGAGGGAGTATGCATGGTTTGTTGACAATACTCAGCAATATGTAAAATGAattgaaaaagaataaaataaaagaagatgaCATTTACGTTTGACATGACAGTCCCTTTGTTCTGCTTTAGGCAGCTGTAGTGGAGTCTGACCTTCTTGCAATGTTGTGTGGTTTCCATTGGAGGCCATTGTATCAAGAAAGATGGAATCAAaaaggatgaagaagatgaagagatgcATAGGCAATGAGGAGTGAAAGGTGCAACATAGAaatataatattatatataatgACCACAAAGAAAAGTCAGTCTAGCACACCCAAGTAGACTTCAAGTTTCCAAGTGGGGGATGAAGCCTCGATTTCCAGTTAGGGGAAGGCACATTGAAGAAGCAGGGACCAGGAATAATTGAAAGCTTGGTTGGGATTTGAGACCCACCATTAACCAATCAAACTGCAGCTTGGTGCTGACTAATGATTTTTTTGGACAAACAAAGCCTAGGTCTGGGAGAGGCTGCTCCCAACTAAGGCCCAGTTGAACTAACACCCACGCCCAATTCAGCAGCTGACTGCAAGTATATTAATAGGAGTGGACAGAGCCCACTAGTTCCAAGATTTCCCAgcttgaagaacttgaagacATCCGTTGATGACCGCTTCTAGACTAGTATTTCTCCCTTATGCTCGTTAGTGTACTGGTGAATCCATAGGCCCCACCGTGGTGGCCGAACAAGTGTTAATTCGGTTACCTGCTTATAAAGACTTTTGAGATTGTTGGGGTTTGAACTTGGGTGGAAGCAGAGAGTGGTCCGGCGTGCAGATTTTTCAAATTCGATTTTGAAACCGTTGCACAGGTTTCAGTTGTTGCTTCTGGGCAGTGGCCTCAGGGCAATGTGGTGACATTTCCCTGTGTCAGGGCTAGTAGAAACTCCTGTACGAGCCTTTGTAGAACTACTTGGTCTAAACGTACCACAATGGCTTGATTGGCGTTTGGAGTCAGATAGAATAAATTACCTAAGAGGCAAGAAGATCTGTTAGCATAGACTACCCTGCACTAATATTGTCTAAACAGAGTAGTTGTTCATTGTACTATCTTGGTGTTTGGAGTCGGGTAGAATAAATTACCTAAGAGGCAAGGAGATCTGTTAGCATAGACTACTTTGTGCTAATATTGTCTAAACAGAATAGTTGTTTATTGTACTATTTTTACACATGATTCAAAGTCATACAAATGTTATTAACTCTttcattcatttaaaaaaaaaaaaaaaaaaaaaaaaaccacaccaCAAGACTTTAAAATAGGCCAGCTCCAAATGGAGCAACTACAACaacacactactacaaaataaaaacacacaacactcatcacacaacataacCAAAAATCTGCTATTGTGTGTTAACACAAACTCTATCATAAAACGATACAAatctatttctgttgtgtgaatgcaaggaaattgaaaatttttttttaggaagacattgcacaactgagttaaggattttctgttgtgtaaatGTGAGGCCtagaatggagggaaatgagcATATGATTCCCTCCTAGAACGAGCTCAACAAAATGCAATTTGAACTatacacacaacagtttttgttatCTGTTGTAAAACGAACTGTTGTATGAATTTTGAAAAATCCCACTAGGCACACCTAGTGCAATTTGTGCTCTGTACAACAGATTGTCattgttctgttgtctgagcatggaagaaaattgcatagcgcggcaaagtttcaatttgatgaaaCCTATGTAGGCAGAAGCGGCAAATTTTCCCTCCTAGCCTGCTTTGTCATTATACTCTCACACAATAGTCATTTTTATCTGTTGTTGGAGAAACTTGAGAAAAATTGAACTCTCCCACCAAACAACTTAATTGAAGCCCGACAACCACTCTTATTCATTTCCTTTCCCCAATTACTCCCACCAAGCCCGACAATCGCGTACTCTTACTTAGCtcctttcaattcaaaacaGAAACTCATGTACTCTTACTCGAAACTGAATCCAAAATAGCCCGCAACCAAAGGGAAGAATTAAACCCTtaaaatcaaaccctagaaatcaaACCCATTTCTCTACTAAGATCCCTACTACAATTTGGATATCGATTTGGAAAATTAGGGCTTCGATACAATGTTCTTCAGGTTCGTAGATCTAAGGTCTGTTTCAGTTTTCTATGTTTTCTGAATGAAAGAGTTAGTGATTACAACGAATTGAGGGTTTGTTTTTTCAGGGTTCGGTTCTAATGGTGGACTGAGGTTTACTCGTTGctgctttggaatttctttccccaaaaaggtttgttcttctttctggtttcttcttcttcttcttcttcttcttcttcttcttcttcttcttcttcttcttcttcttcttcttcttcttcttcttcttcttctgcttgggATAATGTAAGTGGATTTGTGCAGATTTCAGTCTGTCTTGACCATCAACCACCATTATCTCTCTTTGTCAGACTGTTACTTCACCGGTCGATGTTATCAAGAGCTGATTCGAGGTCTGCTTTACTTCTCTGgtgaaatttgggttttttttgcAAGAACGTTCTTGGGTTTGTTCTTCTTTCAGCTGGGTTTCTCTAGGTTTATAGGAAAAAGTTTAAGAGGCTGTTATCCTCTCTCACAGTCTCTCGCGGCAGATTTCGGATTTGGATCTCTCTCACTCCGACAAAAGGTTTGTTTATAGAAAAAACTTTATCTTTGTTCAAATGATTCCTGGGTTTAGTGGGTATAGTGCTAAAGGTTGAAACTTTATGTATTGTTCTTCGATTTTCTTGTTTCTCTGTGTAATTTGAAGTTCAAATTGTGGGTAATTGCAATTTTGTTTCTCTGGGTTTATAGGAAAAAGTTTAAgcttatttttttagttaagtCTTTACCAGAATTATGGGTAATGTTGTGAGCAAGAAGACGATCTCTCTAAGGATGAGTTTAGCCTACAGTCATTGGCAGCTTCATTACCAAATTCATTGAGCATGTTGTGCATGTGGGGTGAGGTCGGATTCAAAGATGGGAAGGCTATCACCATTCAAATTGAGGCTGAAGTGTTTGGATGTGAATGGAAAACATTTATACTAGGACAAGACGTGCACAGAATTGCAACCATGAGAGAATTAACTGGTAACTGCATAGTCATATACCAGAGGTAAATTTCATGAATCTATTTCTATTAAGTACCAAAAGTTCTCTGATTGGTGTATCAATGTGAATAATCTGTTGTTGGATTCAAATTGGTGTATATGCTTGTaattacactactacaaaaagttaatcacacaacactaatcacacaacggaatagaaatcatctgttgtgtgttgaagtaaactttattgcacaacggtgtttgttatattctgttgtgtgaatgccaacaaagtgaaaactttttttatcaaaactacattgcacaatggaaatgaagtaatgtctgtcgtctgagtcttaaaaaatttagcggcagatttccctccactttggagtcttggttggctcttgaaacactgaaagttgggctactaggacaacgggttttactatttccgttgtgtgattgaaaaactaggCATCAAAGTTTgtggaagcttgcttgaatgtcttcccctagataagccTAGTGCAAGCTGTTGTAATTGTACAACAGGtttaagattttctgttgtgtgaagatgGAACtgggcggcaacattttgagctAAAATTCTGAAAgcgccatgtttccctccatgatttcacaTTATGATTTTTAGTGCTGCACTCAGACAACGGTTGGtgaggtttctgttgtgtgaataactttgAATTTTTTGCTAGGTTTAATTGCCATGCCACATCATGtccaaaagggaaaagaaagaaaacaaaacctagcTAACTAGCCTCTCGACCCTCTCTCTCGACAGAAAACATCTCGACCTCTCAGGTTTTGAACCCTcttgaccctctctctctcaattagaTTTAGATTGTTGTCCTTCACCATCCTCCTCCGCCTAAAATGTCTGCGGTGCCCCTAATTCATTTTTTCTCTCTGAAAAATTGGGATTATGGTTTTTTGCTGAATCCCCAAATTGTGCTGAAGAGATTGGCGGTGGTTTGGGTTGGGCAAACTAAAGACCATCTCGCTTCAATTTGTCATCAGTCCCTTCAATTTCAAGTCCTTCACCTCCATTAGTCCAtcgtttccttctctctttcacCGGTTATTCTCTTAGCTGAGCCTTCCTCTCTCAAGCTTTCACTTCCATTTCCTAATCCTATTTCTATTAGACTCATAAAATTCCTCAATCTCTGAAGAGCTcattttgatttcaatttttatcAGGACGCGAACAATCTCAGACACGCTCTCAAATACTCGGCTCAGATGCTCTTCGAGCTCCGAATCTCGAGGCTCTCTCCCTCACTCCTCTATTCTGTTCACGAGTCATGGTGGGTCGAGCCCTGAATTCCGACCACCTTGGACAGTCCATACGAGCCGGTGACCGTGTCACTAGACCTCAATTTGCTGGACAGAGATCCCAGAGTTAGCCGCTGTGGTATGGGCTTCGAGCCGAGCAAATTACGATTCAATTTCGATATCCTGGATTATAGGTTTGTTTTTGGTAAGCAAGCTTGGAGATTTGATTTTGTGGTTGGATTTGAGAATTGGAGATTTTtttagattttgaattttttggtTATTCATTGATTTTTGTAGCAGGACCATATAGAGGAAGCTGAGAAATCATTTGTTATGCAAAGCTGAGGTATGCACCAACACATGAGTCTGAagctttatttctttatttattttgatttatgtctgtttgtttgtttgacaGAAGTATGAatactcttttcttttgttttggtattgtaATAAGGAGTGATAAGTGTGGGTACACTTTGTTGTAAGTTGaggaaattttctgaattgagACTTCATTAGAAAGGATTTCTAGggatttatctttttgtttaatATTCTGTTATATCTTTGTACCATTTGTGAACTGGGTCTTGTGTCTTTGAAGATTTGTGACTGGattttttctatttgaattCAAAAGTTTAGTCATCGTGTTGGAAGGGAGTGTGAAAAGAGAAGAGGTAATCGTTCACAGCGACAGTTGCGTTATCATTCATCTACTCAAAAAAGGTAATCGTTGGTGACTTCCTCTTCCGTCTTAATCTGGTaattgtttaagtatattggtattgagagagattgatgagagaattgtgtatcattatagagaataggagccctatatatagggattacaaagtgcataatctaatgttacaaggaataccaatccgtgtaggattgggaaatctagaaccttctctcctattcctattcctagtttgataaggcacactaaacttgattttccttcaacactcccccttgtgccgctcaaacttggtggtgacgcttcatccgttgcctcgttaaaaaccttgccaggtaacaaaaaccctgtgggacaaaaataatcctggtcgaaggacaaaaagagcacaacacgtccttcactcttcgagatcgaacatgtagacatcataactccccctgatgtcgatatctccccctgattgctacaatcgtgggagttcggataactttctcaatccgatgctcttcacatgtttctcgaaggtggatttaggtaacgacttagtgaataagtccgctacattatcctctgatcggatttgattcacttcaatctttagaagtgattgttgttgctgattaaaaaagaacttaggcgatatatgcttggtgttgtcgcccttgatgaaacctaacttcatttgttcaatacaagctgcattatcctcataaatgcatgtaggttcatctgtggtagacttcaaaccacaacttccttgaatgtgtcgaattacagaccttagccatacacattcacgtacagcttcatgtagagcaataatctctgcatgatttgaggaagtagcaacaagggtttgtttcgtagacctccaagatatcgcagtgcttcccatggtaaagacataacctgtttgggagcgacctttgtgagggtcagagaggtaccctgcatcagcaaaacccatcaagacatcatcgtcgttttgatggagggagataggagaatgccggccaccatgagcggtggcggcgccggcggcggcaacatggccggcggccattccatggacgggggcgttttgcctcttggggtccaatcccaattttccgtcattccttttctctctgtagggatagaataggcccatatcaatcgtacctcttaggtatcgaaagatggtctttacaccaatccaatggcggcgtgttggcgcagagctgtgtcgagctaacaagttcactgtgaatgagatgtccggtcttgtgcattgagctaagtacaataatgcgcctattgcacttaaatagggcacttcggcctctaggggttcttcgtcctcatcccttggacgaaacggatcttttccgggctcaagactacggccgatcatgggagtactcgtaggctttgctttatcttcattaaagcgccttagaattttctgagtatatgcagactgatggatcaaaatcccatcactacagtgctcgagttctataccgagacaaaaccgtgttttcccaagatctttcatctcaaattcggatttcaagtaattagcagtttcctttaactcatccagagttccaattaggttcatgtcatcgacataaactgctacgattgcaaatccggaacttgttcttttaatgaacacgcatgggcatatttcattgttaatatatcccttcccaatcaagtagtcacttagacggttataccacatccgtccagattgttttaatccatatagtgagcgttttaatcttattgaaaacgcgctccgtggtttagagccacttgatttgggtaattgaagtccatctggaaccttcatatatatctctgaatctagatccccatagagatatgctgtaaccacatccataagctgcatgtcaagtttttcggaaactaccaaactgacaaggtagcggaacgttatagtgtccattacgggagaatatgtctcctcgtagtcgattccagggcgttgtgagaaaccttgcgccacaaggcgggctttatatcttaccacctcatttttctcattacgctttctaacaaagacccatttatggccaacaggctttacacttgggggtgtctgcgttacaggcccaaatacctgtctctttgttagtgaatccaattcaacctggatcgcatctttccatttaggccaatctgctcttcgttgacattcttcaacagagcgcggttcgatatcatcatattctataatccctttcgcaatatgatatgcaaatgcatcatcaattgccatagaatttctatccatcatctcatgtacactagtgtaatttatggagatctctctattctctggagttggttctgacattggagcgtcccccaatgatgtctcttggacataaccataatccggaatattctcatgagatggattatttatatcgatgattaatggattattctgtgccaaactcgctttctttcttgggcgagaatccatcgaacctatgggcctcccgcgcttcctggcaggagccgtgggcctagccataacgtcaccatcattgagagatgggacgttggtgccatgctcatgcactcttgagttggcgtcatgtcctctacttttagggacatcaatccttgcaggcacgtttgcagcaggtatgtgtgatctcgtcactttagcgatatcagaaaacgcatcaggcatcgattctgctacgttctgaagatcgagaattctccgcacttcaatttcagactgtgcagttcggggatcaagatgagacagagtggggacagaccacgacaattccggtcgttcctgttgaacattgatgttcttatctccccctaacgatgggaagactgtctcatcgaagtgacaatccgcaaatcttgcggtaaagagatcgcctgtcaagggttctatgtagcggataatcgttggagaatcatatccaacataaatgcctaatcgtctttgaggacccattttggtgcgctgtggaggcgcaattggcacataaactgcgcacccaaatatgcgtaagtgggagacattaggctcatacccagtcaccatctgggacgcagaaaagggttgagtggcagtgggcctcagacgaataagcacagctgcatgcaatattgcatagccccaagcagaaatagggagattggtgcgcatgaccaatgccctagcgaccatttgtagtcgtttaatggcggcttctgcgagaccattttgggtgtgaacatgaggaacaggatgttcaacatcaatcccaatggacatgcaataatcatcaaaagtctttgatgtaaactctccagcattgtctaatcttatagacttaataggatgatcagggtggtgagcccttaacttaattatttgtgctaggagtttagcaaatgcagcgttcctagtggacaataacatgacatgtgaccagcgtgtcgatgcatcaaccaataccataaaatatcgaaatggtccgcatgatggttgaataggtccacaaatatcaccttggattctttgcaagaatggtatattttctttggtgtcctttgcataggatggtctcgatcctaactttgctaaagagcaggctttgcagaacgaataatgggctttagaaataaccaatgaggattttggttgagccatgaagtcacttttgactttagaagcagaaattggagtcaggggagcaggggtggcgtcaaagccaccctggagccgcagggggatggcggcgccggctagtggtggccggacttgaagggggaaggcgccgtgaggcgcaggtgctcttccttgatccaaatttcgatttttacttcctttcgttctgaaaaagggatgtccgtgtgaagtctttaatatatggatcatcatgtcacgacctgggtgtcccaaacggtcgtgccaaagcctatatgtgtcggaatcccataaatcatctctcatgacatggttggattcaatgactcgaatagtggttgcatacaacccactagagcgacacataagtttctctaagactcgtttatgtccgtagtcattagaggtgatgcaaaggaactcttgtccattctcacaatgtgtttccacatgaaaaccattggctcttatatctttgaagctcaatagggttcttcctgccctaggagcataaagagcttcggtgacattcaaagtagtgccattaggcaacataaattgagctggtcctcgaccatgaatcaattgagatggtccagccatcgtagtcacagaagatcgagtaggcgccatccataggaatagctgcctgtttcgaaggatggtatgtgtagtggcactatccacgaggcattcgagctctccgggaaacatactgaaaaataataaagttcgaatttagaatatgtccaagacatttgaataaaataagtcgatactttattaatgatagccaatgattacatcaaaatttcttgactaaaatctaatccaatatagaATCAAATAGTAGACGAATCGTAGTCACTtaatccgttcggtaatttcaatttggttgtgaccaggtaaggtaaggcgagattttggtggagcgttgctcactttttaaaaccgttctctcagatcaaaccttgcctagacatcacaagtactcttgagtacgcctagagggaaaaaaatgaatacaataagtcattttattgatttagggcataattgccattacataattcttggaaaagtaacggactatactaatcaaaatctgcagcatctttgtgcaattctttgtcagatttgaagtccgctatggtgagattgacgtcggcatcatcaccatcttcttctatattttcggcaaaattggcttcatgctctctgaagtctctaaatgccttataatgcgcagccaattgtttgcttgcgttgcattgtttgaaccagtgctcactagatccacatcgatgacacatgtcattgtgatttcctccctttaattgaggtgcattgtttgcacttgggtggcgtcccccataggagttggcgccattcccacggccctgggtggttcctccatgtcctggagccccacggcctcctctcccacgttgccatgtattgccacgtgatcgtccttcattctgacgagtaccttcctttgtagggcggttatatggaccagaacgtccgttgtgtcccttattcttagggttccgctccttgcgccctcctttgggtgcattattataattcgcctcatgaacgctcttagttccgataggccttgaattataattcttcacgaggatattatcatgcttttcagctacagacataatagtaatgagctgatgaaatctcgtgatccgtctagtatcAAATTCccttcgatattgctttgagagcaaaattgctgagacggggaaggtggagagagttttctcaattagttcttgctctgtgacgggttgtccacagaaccccaacatggttttgaggcgtagaacttctgaattatattcagctacagacttgaagtcggcgaatcgtagattgccccattgaactttcaagtcagggaggagggtatccttgatattaccaaatcgctcttctagcgcgacccataattctctagcatccttgattgccatgtactccagtcggagtgatttatccatgtggcgcctcatcaagatgagggcggtggcattgttcgtagccgtacgctcaaatatgagagtaggattaggagcttgaattaagggtaggatcccttttgaagtgaggtggtgctcaacatccgtggcccaactatgatattccgagccagttgaggtaagtgcaggaaagtcaagtttcgacatcctgaaataagaagaagaaatatattagtttcggagttaaaacttccacgacaactaaatattaagatttccgagctatgctaccaagaaatcgatttccaagaaaattggattagaccgaaacaatgatgtttataaggtcataaatcgatgcttgcggacgctcttagtccgaagtcttacgaacgctcttagttcgttaattgcgtgaatccccacgattccgcattgaatcgaacccacgttctatgaaaggtgggatgaagaagaagggaggtttttaagtccccgagaaaaagaaagaatttcaATTTAGGAACTTTAAAACTTACGCTATTGGATACTTACTTGTTGGTTTTGAATCACGCGCGTGTCggtgcaggcgtgatggagcgaaggtTTGCAGCGGTGTCGGATTGGGGCTGCAGTGATATTGTAGCGGCAACAAGTTGCAGTAGGTGAGAAAAGGAGCTGCTGATGTAGGTGCGCTGTAGGGGCACGACCGAGATGCAGGGGTAGTGATGCAGGGCTGCAGACGCGCGGGCGTGTGGACAAGCAGCAGCGTGCGCAGGGGCGCGGGGCTGCAGGGCAGCGACGCAGGGGCGTGTGGCTGTAGGTGCAGCGCGCAGGGCAGC contains these protein-coding regions:
- the LOC112175428 gene encoding cullin-1, which codes for MHLFIFFILFDSIFLDTMASNGNHTTLQEGQTPLQLPKAEQRDCHVKPGEYGTVLFTSTDRNFIEFDEGWEFLQKGITKLKRIVEGMPETQFSSEDYMNLYTTVYKLCTQDPLNDYSQQLYDKYRETFEVYITSTVLPSLREKPEESMLQELVKRWTNHKVMAWWLSRFFHFLDRYFITRRSLPSLNEVALISFRDLVYHEVNANARVAVIDLICKEREGEQIDRELVKNVVDMFVEIGNGKMDAYEKDLEAHMLENTGDYYSLKASSWVLEYSSPDYMLKVDECLRMERERVSHYLHSSSEQKLVNKVKDELLVVYANNDIK